One window of Aliarcobacter lanthieri genomic DNA carries:
- the carB gene encoding carbamoyl-phosphate synthase large subunit, with amino-acid sequence MPKREDIKNILLIGSGPIVIGQACEFDYSGTQATKTLKELGYRVILINSNPATIMTDPEFADKTYIEPITEEVVLNIIKKENIDSILPTMGGQTALNVATSMYEKGLLEGINFLGVHPEAIKKGEDRHLFSEAMRKIGLDLPRSENAYTLEEAVKVAKEIGFPVISRASFTLAGGGSGVAYNMEEFKALAQAGLDASPINEIEIMESVLGWKEYEMEIIRDTNDNCIVVCSIENLDPMGVHTGDSITIAPALTLTDKEYAVMREASFAILREIGVNSGGSNVQFSMCPETGRMIVIEMNPRVSRSSALASKATGYPIAKVSTLLAVGFTLDEITNDMTGTLASFEPAVDYIVSKVPRFTFEKFPKANSTLTTSMKSVGEVMSIGRNFNECIQKAYCSLETGLSGFDSITTDLELIKKEIRRPNDKRLQYLMDGMRQGLTNEDIFELSKIDPWFLAKFRELYELELAMTPAILTDEELLRKVKSNGFSDKFIANIIGKTEENVYNARKALDIDFEYNEVDTCAGEFKALNQYLYSTTNVTKLPKEQTPKSSDKKVMIIGGGPNRIGQGIEFDYCCVHASFALNEMGVKTIMYNCNPETVSTDYDTSDVLYFEPIDFEHVRSVVEKEQPDGVIVHFGGQTPLKLANALTKIGAKIIGTTAEVIDLAEDRKKFSAFVENIGLLQPENGTAVELEEAIKIAEKIGYPVLVRPSFVLGGRGMKIVYSTDELKKYMDEAVSVSNDAPVLIDKFLDRAIELDVDCICDGKEVYIGGIMQHIEEAGIHSGDSACSLPPISIEDKCIKELETKTKAMALGLGVVGLMNVQYAIHKGEVYLIEVNPRASRTVPFVSKATGIPLAKVATRVMWGHSLRDALKVYDREIVYEDNGVLKPKLKNHVAVKESVFPFNKLVGADLLLSPEMKSTGEVMGIADNFAMAFAKSQSAAKNSLPKSGKVFISLCDLDKEFASSIAKELNENGFSICATGGTEKIISEAGIPCEKVLKVSEGRPNITDLLTNGDIAMAINTSGEQELSKDDGKDIRRAVLRMNVPYFTTVAAANAATEAIKELKTKDVSTPKSIQEFLNY; translated from the coding sequence ATGCCAAAAAGAGAAGATATAAAAAATATTTTACTTATAGGTTCAGGACCAATTGTTATAGGACAAGCGTGTGAGTTTGACTATTCAGGAACACAAGCTACTAAAACTTTAAAAGAGCTTGGTTATAGGGTTATTTTGATTAACTCAAATCCAGCAACTATCATGACAGATCCAGAATTTGCTGATAAGACATATATTGAACCAATTACAGAAGAAGTTGTTCTAAATATAATTAAAAAAGAGAATATAGATTCTATTCTCCCAACAATGGGTGGACAAACAGCATTAAATGTTGCAACATCTATGTATGAGAAAGGTCTTTTAGAAGGTATAAACTTTTTAGGAGTTCATCCAGAAGCTATTAAAAAGGGAGAAGATAGACATCTTTTTTCTGAAGCTATGAGAAAAATTGGACTAGATTTACCTAGAAGTGAGAATGCTTATACTTTAGAAGAAGCAGTTAAAGTAGCAAAAGAGATAGGTTTCCCTGTGATTAGTAGAGCTTCATTTACTCTTGCAGGTGGTGGAAGTGGAGTTGCTTATAATATGGAAGAGTTTAAAGCTTTGGCACAAGCTGGTCTTGATGCTTCACCAATTAATGAAATTGAAATTATGGAATCAGTTTTAGGTTGGAAAGAGTATGAAATGGAGATTATCAGAGATACAAATGACAACTGCATTGTTGTTTGTTCTATTGAAAATCTTGACCCTATGGGAGTTCATACAGGTGATTCAATAACAATAGCTCCAGCACTTACTCTTACAGACAAAGAGTATGCAGTTATGAGAGAGGCATCTTTTGCAATTTTAAGAGAAATTGGAGTAAATAGTGGTGGTTCAAATGTACAATTTTCTATGTGCCCAGAAACTGGAAGAATGATTGTAATTGAAATGAATCCTAGAGTTTCAAGAAGTTCTGCTCTTGCTTCAAAAGCAACTGGTTATCCAATAGCAAAAGTTTCTACACTTTTAGCAGTTGGATTTACACTTGATGAGATTACAAACGATATGACAGGAACACTAGCTAGTTTTGAACCAGCAGTTGATTATATTGTTTCTAAAGTTCCAAGATTTACATTTGAAAAATTCCCAAAAGCAAATTCTACTTTAACAACATCAATGAAATCTGTTGGTGAAGTTATGTCTATAGGAAGAAATTTTAATGAGTGTATTCAAAAAGCATATTGTTCATTAGAAACTGGACTTAGTGGATTTGATAGTATTACGACTGATTTAGAGTTAATTAAAAAAGAGATTAGAAGACCAAATGATAAAAGACTTCAATATCTAATGGATGGTATGAGACAAGGTTTAACAAATGAAGATATTTTTGAACTTTCAAAAATAGATCCTTGGTTCTTAGCTAAATTTAGAGAACTTTATGAACTAGAACTTGCTATGACTCCAGCTATTTTAACTGATGAAGAACTTTTAAGAAAAGTTAAATCAAATGGATTTAGTGATAAATTTATTGCAAATATTATTGGAAAAACTGAAGAAAATGTATACAATGCAAGAAAAGCTTTAGATATAGATTTTGAGTATAATGAAGTTGATACTTGTGCCGGTGAATTTAAAGCTTTAAATCAATACTTATATTCAACTACAAATGTTACAAAATTACCAAAAGAGCAAACTCCTAAATCATCTGATAAAAAAGTTATGATTATTGGTGGTGGACCAAATAGAATTGGACAAGGAATAGAATTTGACTATTGTTGTGTTCATGCTAGTTTCGCTTTAAATGAAATGGGTGTAAAAACTATTATGTATAATTGCAACCCTGAAACTGTTTCAACAGATTATGATACTTCTGATGTTTTATATTTTGAACCAATTGATTTTGAACATGTAAGAAGTGTTGTAGAAAAAGAGCAACCAGATGGTGTTATCGTACATTTTGGTGGACAAACACCACTAAAATTAGCAAATGCTTTAACAAAAATTGGAGCAAAAATTATAGGAACAACAGCAGAAGTTATTGATTTAGCAGAAGATAGAAAAAAATTCTCTGCATTTGTTGAAAATATTGGACTTCTTCAACCAGAAAATGGAACAGCTGTAGAACTTGAAGAAGCTATAAAAATAGCTGAAAAAATAGGTTATCCTGTTCTTGTAAGACCATCTTTTGTTCTTGGTGGAAGAGGAATGAAAATAGTTTATTCAACTGATGAATTAAAAAAATATATGGATGAAGCAGTTTCAGTTTCAAATGATGCACCAGTTTTAATTGATAAATTCCTAGATAGAGCAATTGAACTTGATGTTGATTGTATTTGTGATGGAAAAGAAGTTTATATTGGTGGAATTATGCAACATATTGAAGAAGCAGGTATTCACTCAGGAGATTCAGCTTGCTCATTACCTCCAATTAGTATAGAAGATAAATGTATAAAAGAACTTGAGACAAAAACAAAGGCTATGGCTTTAGGTCTTGGTGTTGTAGGACTTATGAATGTTCAATATGCAATTCACAAAGGAGAAGTTTATTTAATTGAAGTAAATCCAAGAGCTAGTAGAACTGTGCCATTTGTAAGTAAAGCAACAGGAATTCCTCTTGCAAAAGTAGCTACTAGAGTTATGTGGGGACACAGTTTAAGAGATGCTTTAAAAGTTTATGATAGAGAGATTGTTTATGAAGATAATGGTGTTTTAAAACCAAAACTTAAAAATCATGTTGCTGTAAAAGAGTCTGTTTTCCCATTTAATAAACTTGTAGGAGCAGATTTGCTTTTAAGTCCAGAGATGAAATCTACTGGTGAAGTTATGGGAATTGCAGATAATTTTGCTATGGCATTTGCTAAATCTCAAAGTGCTGCTAAAAACTCTTTACCAAAAAGTGGAAAAGTATTTATTTCTTTATGTGATTTAGATAAAGAGTTTGCCTCAAGTATTGCAAAAGAATTAAATGAAAATGGATTTAGTATATGTGCAACTGGTGGAACAGAAAAAATTATTTCTGAAGCTGGAATACCTTGTGAAAAAGTATTGAAAGTTAGTGAAGGAAGACCAAATATTACAGATCTTTTAACTAATGGTGATATTGCAATGGCAATAAATACAAGTGGTGAACAAGAATTATCAAAAGATGATGGTAAAGATATAAGAAGAGCTGTTTTAAGAATGAATGTTCCATATTTTACAACTGTAGCTGCTGCTAATGCTGCAACTGAAGCAATAAAAGAGTTAAAAACTAAAGATGTTTCAACTCCAAAATCTATCCAAGAATTTTTAAATTACTAA
- a CDS encoding Sua5 YciO YrdC YwlC family protein produces the protein MDSSLVYLVQTDTTVGFSSSNDEKLTKLKQREKSKKILNTVNSFKTLNSLARVPKNFRKLVRNSKKTTFIYPNLQSFRVVDKSSSFYDFIDKFDISYSTSANKTACSFEYDFAFTNSNVIVENKLGFFETTSSKIYILKKKKLKQIR, from the coding sequence ATGGATTCTAGCTTAGTTTATCTAGTACAAACAGATACAACTGTTGGTTTTTCATCTTCAAATGATGAGAAGCTAACAAAGCTAAAACAAAGAGAAAAATCTAAAAAAATTTTAAATACTGTAAACTCTTTTAAAACATTAAATAGTTTAGCAAGAGTTCCAAAAAACTTTAGAAAATTAGTACGTAATAGTAAGAAAACTACTTTTATATATCCAAATCTACAATCATTTAGGGTTGTTGATAAATCGTCAAGTTTTTATGATTTTATAGATAAATTTGATATATCATATTCAACTTCTGCAAATAAAACTGCATGTAGTTTTGAGTATGATTTTGCTTTTACGAACTCAAATGTAATAGTTGAAAATAAACTAGGCTTTTTTGAAACAACATCTTCCAAAATATATATTTTAAAAAAAAAGAAGCTAAAACAAATAAGATAG
- a CDS encoding Wzz/FepE/Etk N-terminal domain-containing protein: MQNEKYIQEDEIDLKELFKTIWNKKIFIVIFTSIITILSIVYVSLKIPIYEVKSVVKIGQIGDALIENSNILERKLRVIFSVDDMPFITEKYGIVSDISLVKKAENFIEITTQAFSNEKAIDINNEVVDFLQTDYKYKIDEYILRTNLNIKNLEEQIKYLEDVTKIQVNEKINFLKNVELVTIENKLNFNKEKMEQYQKNINDITKKRSSNDTQNMLSAMEILNYQNLILNLQNQIENLNKEKENILLEKIPNLNRELEYSIKNQLEDLNDKIELEKLKLMNNIATNSEIVGNILINDYPIKPRKSLIVVVGFVTGFILSIFLVFFINFINKIRKE, from the coding sequence ATGCAAAATGAAAAATATATACAAGAAGATGAAATAGATTTAAAAGAGTTATTTAAAACTATTTGGAATAAAAAGATTTTTATAGTTATATTTACATCAATTATTACAATATTATCTATAGTTTATGTAAGTTTAAAAATACCAATTTATGAGGTAAAATCGGTAGTTAAAATAGGACAAATTGGTGATGCTTTAATAGAAAATAGCAATATTTTAGAACGAAAACTAAGAGTTATATTTTCTGTAGATGATATGCCTTTTATAACAGAAAAATATGGAATTGTTTCTGATATTTCACTTGTAAAAAAAGCAGAAAATTTTATAGAAATAACTACACAGGCATTTTCAAATGAAAAGGCTATTGATATAAATAATGAAGTAGTTGATTTTTTACAAACAGATTATAAATATAAAATTGATGAATATATTTTAAGAACAAACTTAAATATAAAAAATTTGGAAGAGCAGATTAAATATTTAGAAGATGTAACAAAAATTCAAGTAAATGAAAAAATAAATTTTTTAAAAAATGTTGAATTAGTTACAATTGAAAATAAATTGAATTTTAATAAAGAAAAAATGGAACAATATCAAAAAAATATAAATGATATAACGAAAAAAAGAAGTTCAAATGATACTCAAAATATGTTATCTGCTATGGAAATACTAAATTATCAAAATTTAATATTGAATCTACAAAATCAAATTGAAAATTTAAATAAAGAAAAAGAAAATATACTTTTAGAAAAAATCCCAAATTTAAATAGAGAATTAGAATATAGTATAAAAAATCAATTAGAAGATTTGAATGATAAGATAGAACTTGAAAAATTAAAACTTATGAATAATATAGCAACAAATAGTGAAATAGTAGGGAATATTTTAATAAATGATTATCCTATCAAACCTAGAAAATCTCTTATTGTAGTAGTTGGTTTTGTGACAGGATTTATCTTATCTATATTTTTAGTATTTTTTATAAATTTTATAAATAAGATAAGAAAAGAATAA
- a CDS encoding nucleotide sugar dehydrogenase yields MENKICIIGLGYVGLPLAHAFSSKYEVVGFDIDNSRIEELESAFDRTLELDENQMKDAIKNGMKFTMNIEDIKDSNIYIVTVPTPIKDSNEPDLTPIIKSTETIAKVLKQNDIVIYESTVYPGVTEEICVPILEKFSDLIFNKDFFCGYSPERINPGDKEHTVTKILKITSGSTPQIAKRIDDLYKSIITAGTHLAPSIKVAEAAKVIENTQRDVNIALINELAMIFDLMDIDTKDVIEAAATKWNFIKLFPGLVGGHCIGVDPYYLTHKAQSLGYMPNLILGARQVNNGISKYIADKTLKLIVSENKKLNGSNILVLGATFKENCPDMRNSKVLDIIRELEEFKCNVEVYDYWIDESDKKVKPLNFLEELPLNSERYDAIIVAVNHDKFKNISTNDYKGMSKGTPIIMDVKGIVEEPTWRL; encoded by the coding sequence ATGGAAAATAAAATATGTATAATAGGTTTAGGATATGTTGGTCTTCCTTTAGCTCATGCTTTTTCAAGTAAATATGAAGTAGTTGGTTTTGATATAGATAATTCAAGAATAGAAGAGTTAGAAAGCGCTTTTGATAGAACCTTAGAATTAGATGAAAATCAGATGAAAGATGCTATAAAAAATGGTATGAAATTTACTATGAATATTGAAGATATAAAGGATTCAAATATTTATATAGTTACTGTACCAACACCTATTAAAGATAGTAATGAACCAGATTTAACCCCTATTATAAAATCAACTGAAACTATAGCAAAAGTTTTAAAACAAAATGATATAGTAATTTATGAAAGTACTGTTTATCCAGGCGTTACAGAGGAAATTTGTGTTCCTATTTTAGAAAAATTTAGCGACTTGATATTTAATAAAGATTTCTTTTGTGGATACTCTCCTGAAAGAATAAATCCAGGTGATAAAGAGCATACAGTTACAAAAATACTTAAAATAACATCTGGTTCGACTCCTCAAATAGCTAAAAGAATAGATGATTTATATAAAAGTATTATCACTGCTGGAACTCACTTAGCTCCATCAATAAAAGTTGCTGAAGCTGCAAAAGTTATAGAGAATACTCAAAGAGATGTAAATATAGCTTTGATAAATGAACTTGCTATGATTTTTGATTTGATGGATATCGATACTAAAGATGTAATTGAAGCAGCTGCTACAAAATGGAATTTTATAAAACTTTTCCCAGGTCTAGTAGGAGGGCATTGTATAGGAGTTGATCCATACTATCTTACTCATAAAGCACAAAGTTTAGGATATATGCCAAATTTAATTTTAGGTGCAAGACAAGTTAATAATGGTATTAGTAAATATATAGCTGATAAAACTTTAAAATTAATTGTTAGTGAAAATAAAAAATTAAATGGTTCAAATATATTAGTTCTTGGAGCTACATTTAAAGAAAATTGCCCTGATATGAGAAATTCTAAAGTTCTTGATATTATTAGAGAACTTGAAGAGTTTAAATGCAATGTTGAAGTATATGATTACTGGATTGATGAGAGTGATAAAAAGGTAAAACCTTTGAATTTTTTAGAAGAATTACCATTAAATAGTGAAAGATATGATGCTATTATTGTTGCTGTAAATCATGATAAATTTAAAAATATTTCTACAAATGATTATAAAGGAATGTCAAAAGGTACACCTATAATAATGGATGTAAAAGGTATAGTAGAAGAACCAACTTGGAGATTATAA
- a CDS encoding Gfo/Idh/MocA family oxidoreductase: MEKINFALIGASGYIAPRHMKAIKETGNELVVAMDTYDGIGIMDSNFPQADFFTEFERFSSFVDHFKRNGNNIDYVAITTPNYLHDSHIRFALKSGSNAICEKPLVLNPNQIDDLKIVEKESGKKVYTILQLRLHDSIIALKEKISKELEKNPSKVYDIDLTYLTSRGKWYFESWKGDEKKSGGIASNIGVHFFDMLSWIFGELQENIVYIKNPDVNAGYMKLKNANVRWFLSVNYDYIPEEIKTTGKTTFRSITVDGEEFEFSEGFTDLHTKSYKDILNGGGFGLDDARNSIVIVSDIRKMQTANLDEKSHPFCKKVLG; encoded by the coding sequence ATGGAAAAGATAAATTTTGCACTTATTGGAGCAAGTGGTTATATAGCTCCAAGACATATGAAAGCTATTAAAGAGACTGGTAATGAGCTTGTAGTTGCTATGGATACTTATGATGGTATTGGAATAATGGATAGTAATTTTCCACAAGCTGATTTTTTTACAGAGTTTGAAAGATTTAGTTCATTTGTGGATCATTTTAAAAGAAATGGTAATAATATAGATTATGTGGCTATTACTACACCAAATTATTTACATGATAGTCATATTAGATTTGCTTTAAAAAGTGGTTCAAATGCTATTTGTGAAAAGCCTTTAGTTTTAAATCCAAATCAAATAGATGATTTAAAAATAGTAGAAAAAGAGAGTGGTAAAAAAGTATATACAATACTACAATTAAGACTTCATGATTCTATAATTGCATTAAAAGAAAAAATATCAAAAGAATTAGAAAAAAATCCATCTAAGGTTTATGATATTGATTTAACATATTTAACAAGTCGTGGTAAATGGTACTTTGAATCTTGGAAAGGTGATGAAAAAAAATCAGGAGGAATAGCTTCAAATATTGGAGTTCACTTTTTTGATATGCTATCTTGGATTTTTGGAGAATTACAAGAAAATATTGTATATATAAAAAATCCTGATGTAAATGCTGGATATATGAAACTTAAAAATGCAAATGTTAGATGGTTTTTATCTGTAAATTATGATTATATTCCTGAAGAAATAAAAACTACTGGGAAAACTACATTTAGAAGTATCACTGTTGATGGAGAAGAGTTTGAATTTAGTGAAGGTTTTACGGATCTACATACGAAATCATATAAAGATATTTTAAATGGTGGTGGATTTGGTCTTGATGATGCTAGAAATTCAATAGTGATAGTTTCTGATATTAGAAAAATGCAAACGGCTAATTTAGATGAAAAATCTCATCCATTTTGTAAAAAAGTTTTAGGATAA
- a CDS encoding acyltransferase → MASYFAHESSYIDENVIIGEDTKIWHFSHILSGSHIGSNCSFGQNCVVGPKVNIGNGVKVQNNISIYEGVEVEDDVFLGPSMVFTNVINPRAFIVRKEEFKKTVLKKGCSVGANATVVCGVTIGEYALIGSGAVVNKDVKPYALIVGVPAKQIGWVSMAGNTLNFDKSGIATDSFDNTKYKIENDNLILIKE, encoded by the coding sequence ATGGCTTCTTATTTTGCACATGAGTCGAGTTATATTGATGAAAATGTAATTATAGGGGAAGATACTAAAATTTGGCATTTTTCACATATCTTAAGTGGTTCACATATTGGAAGCAATTGTTCATTTGGACAAAACTGTGTAGTCGGTCCAAAAGTAAATATTGGAAATGGTGTAAAAGTTCAAAATAATATTTCTATATATGAAGGTGTTGAAGTAGAAGATGATGTTTTTTTAGGACCTTCTATGGTATTTACAAATGTTATAAATCCAAGAGCTTTTATAGTACGGAAAGAAGAGTTTAAAAAAACAGTTCTGAAAAAAGGCTGTAGTGTTGGAGCAAACGCTACGGTTGTTTGTGGAGTAACTATTGGAGAATATGCACTTATTGGAAGTGGTGCAGTGGTAAATAAGGATGTAAAACCTTATGCTCTTATAGTTGGGGTTCCTGCAAAACAAATAGGATGGGTTTCAATGGCTGGAAATACACTAAACTTTGATAAAAGTGGAATAGCGACTGATAGTTTCGATAATACAAAATATAAAATAGAAAATGATAATTTAATTTTAATAAAAGAGTAA
- a CDS encoding DegT/DnrJ/EryC1/StrS family aminotransferase — MKIDFANLQYQHNLYKEEIEEAILKVARNCNFIMGNEVLELEKSLEEFTGAKYAITCSNGTDALLLAMMALDIKPGDEIITTPFTFIATAETIAFLGAKPVFVDIDEKTYNIDVSKIEDKITSKTKAIIPVSLYGQPANMDKIQEIAKKYNLKVIIDGAQSFGSTYNRITDSALGDISTTSFFPAKPLGCYGDGGAVFTNCEILANKIKSLRLHGQSKRYYHQYIGMGGRLDTLQASVLNVKLRYYKKDLELRQEVASKYTKALKNKSNIILPYVDTKSSSAWAQYSIRVKNRDTLQEKLKEAGIPTAVHYPMPLHLQECMKYLRYKKGDFPISEIVSDEIMSLPMNPYLTDEEIEYIVGKIYE, encoded by the coding sequence ATGAAGATAGATTTTGCAAATTTACAATACCAACATAATCTTTATAAAGAAGAGATAGAAGAAGCTATATTGAAAGTAGCTAGAAATTGTAACTTTATTATGGGAAATGAAGTTCTTGAACTAGAAAAAAGTTTAGAAGAATTCACAGGTGCAAAATATGCAATAACTTGTAGCAATGGTACAGATGCTTTACTTCTTGCTATGATGGCTCTTGATATAAAACCAGGAGATGAAATAATCACTACTCCATTTACATTTATAGCAACAGCTGAAACAATAGCCTTCTTAGGTGCAAAACCAGTTTTTGTAGATATTGATGAAAAAACATATAATATTGATGTTTCTAAAATCGAAGATAAAATAACTTCTAAAACAAAAGCTATTATTCCTGTATCACTTTATGGACAACCTGCTAATATGGACAAAATTCAAGAAATAGCTAAAAAATATAATTTAAAAGTAATTATAGATGGTGCGCAAAGCTTTGGTTCTACTTATAATAGAATTACAGATTCTGCACTTGGTGATATATCAACAACTTCATTCTTCCCTGCAAAACCATTAGGGTGTTATGGAGATGGTGGAGCAGTTTTTACAAACTGTGAGATTTTGGCAAATAAGATTAAAAGCTTAAGACTTCATGGACAATCAAAAAGATACTATCATCAATATATTGGTATGGGTGGAAGACTTGATACTTTACAAGCATCAGTTTTAAATGTAAAACTAAGATATTATAAAAAAGATTTAGAACTAAGACAAGAAGTTGCTTCTAAATACACAAAAGCTTTAAAAAATAAATCTAATATAATACTTCCTTATGTGGATACTAAATCATCATCAGCTTGGGCACAATATTCAATAAGAGTAAAAAATAGAGATACTTTACAAGAAAAATTAAAAGAAGCTGGAATACCAACAGCAGTTCATTATCCTATGCCACTACATTTACAAGAGTGTATGAAATATTTAAGATATAAAAAAGGTGATTTCCCTATTTCTGAAATAGTATCAGATGAAATTATGAGTTTACCTATGAATCCTTATCTTACTGATGAAGAAATAGAGTATATTGTTGGAAAAATTTATGAATAA
- a CDS encoding UDP-N-acetylglucosamine 4,6-dehydratase — protein MNKILNLIGRTKELFLDDIKNKKQELSDIVSYSSFLVLGGAGSIGQAVTKEIFKRNPKKLHVIDISENNMVELVRDIRSSFGYIDGDFQTFALDIGSSEYDAFIKADGKYDYVLNLSALKHVRSEKDPFTLMRMIETNIFNTDKTLQQSIENEVKKYFCVSTDKAANPVNMMGASKRIMEMFVMKKSKQIDVSMARFANVAFSDGSLLHGFDQRIKKYQPIVAPNDIKRYFVTPQESGELCLMSCIFGENRDIFFPKLSENLHLITFSEIAVKYLKNLGFEPYLCRDEDEARELAKTLPQQGKYPCLFSASDTTGEKDFEEFFTEKEVLDMEKFENLGIIKNEAIYDEKLLNEFENIIKAYKQNLQWSKDDIVKEFFKLIPDFGHKETGKYLDGKM, from the coding sequence ATGAATAAAATACTAAATTTAATAGGACGAACAAAAGAGCTTTTTCTTGATGATATAAAAAATAAAAAACAAGAACTTTCAGATATAGTTTCATATTCATCTTTTTTAGTTTTAGGTGGTGCTGGTTCTATAGGACAAGCTGTAACTAAAGAGATATTTAAAAGAAATCCAAAAAAACTTCATGTTATTGATATTTCAGAAAATAATATGGTTGAATTAGTTCGAGATATAAGAAGTAGTTTTGGATATATTGATGGAGATTTTCAAACTTTTGCACTTGATATTGGAAGTAGCGAATATGATGCATTTATAAAAGCTGATGGAAAATACGATTATGTATTAAATCTATCAGCACTTAAACATGTAAGAAGTGAAAAAGATCCATTTACTCTTATGAGAATGATTGAAACAAATATTTTTAATACAGATAAAACTTTACAACAATCAATAGAAAATGAGGTTAAAAAATATTTTTGTGTAAGTACAGATAAAGCTGCAAATCCAGTAAATATGATGGGTGCAAGCAAAAGAATAATGGAAATGTTTGTGATGAAAAAATCAAAACAAATAGATGTTTCTATGGCAAGATTTGCAAATGTAGCTTTTAGTGATGGTTCACTTCTTCATGGATTTGATCAAAGAATAAAAAAATATCAACCAATAGTTGCTCCAAATGATATAAAAAGATATTTTGTAACTCCTCAAGAAAGTGGTGAACTTTGTCTTATGTCTTGTATTTTTGGTGAAAATAGAGATATATTTTTCCCAAAATTAAGTGAAAATTTACATCTTATAACATTTTCTGAAATAGCTGTAAAATATCTAAAAAATCTAGGTTTTGAGCCATATTTATGTAGAGATGAAGATGAAGCTAGAGAATTAGCTAAAACTTTACCACAACAAGGAAAATATCCATGTTTATTCAGTGCTAGTGATACAACAGGAGAGAAAGATTTTGAAGAATTTTTTACTGAAAAAGAAGTTTTAGATATGGAAAAATTTGAAAATCTCGGTATCATAAAGAATGAAGCTATTTATGATGAAAAACTTCTAAATGAGTTTGAAAATATAATCAAAGCTTATAAACAAAATTTACAATGGAGCAAAGATGATATTGTAAAAGAGTTTTTTAAATTAATACCAGATTTTGGACATAAAGAGACTGGTAAATATCTTGATGGAAAGATGTAA